The genomic stretch atatttCACATGATTAAAATCTCACTCTCCGTCACCCTTACTCCAATTATTTTCCATAAAACTTTGGTCCCATTTTAAGCAGAATCATACTAAATGGCCTGTCCCTGAAACCAAGTAACCTCAGACGATGAGATCCCCTATACTTCTCTTTACCATTTACCTCGAACACTGAATACCTACAGTGCTGGCCAGAAACAGGTGAATTAGGCATGTTCGGTTCCCTCCAGGAATCTAACAGGGGGACAGACAAGTCAGAGAGTAATGAGTGCTCTGAGGATATAACGGGGCTCTCTATGAACAGAAGGGGCAGCAATTCatttggagggtgggggagataTCAGGGAGGGTTTCATTAGGAGAGCACATTTAGGTAGGACCTCGGAAGACTTTGTTAACAACAGGAATGCGAAGTAGGCATTCTGGGTGAGGGCACAGCATGACCAAAGACATGAGCTGTGCAAAGCACGGTGGGAAGCTCAGGGAGTGATGCAGTTGAAGTACGTAGGGCACAACAATGCAAGTGGGGCAGGAAGCGAGGTCAGAAACTTAACTGGGCCCCATCGTTGAGAATACGGGACACTATGCTTAGGCATTTGAACTTGGCCTTGAAGAGCGCAAGGTTTTTGAGCACAGGAACCAGTGAGGAAAAACCAGTACAGAAGATGGGCAGGACAAAAGAGATCCCAGATGGGGCAGGGATATAGATTAATTTGCTTTAACAGACCAAGTTTTGAGACGCTAGGAGTTAACTGGCGCAGCAGAGTGGCAAAGAAAGGGACACAGATAATTCTGGAATGTAACTGACAAGACTTTGAACcatctgggggaagggagagggaggacagTCAGAGACACTTCCCAGCAAATAGCAAGCCTGATTCACAGGCACAGGCAGAGTAGGTGGGGGGAAGCAGAGGGCAAccaggcagggaaggagaggcaggTCCCTAGTACAGGGGCAAACTCTGATCTACAGGAGCCAGGCAGGTGACATAAATGAATAAAGCTGGCTAcaataaaagataaatgaaacagtGAGGACTATAGCACAGACCACCTGAAGCCACTGCTCGGCTCTGGCTGATCGCTGCCATGTGAAAATGCAGGTCCAGGATGGCTAGATCTTTTGCTTCTTTTCAAGagaagcaccaaaaaaaaaaaaaacctcctgatTTTCACAGATTGTGTGTAAACTCATAAAACTCATAAAACCCTTGTCTGTGGACTAGACCTGGCCCTCAGGCCACACATTTGGAACCTCTGGTTTTGGCTGCAGCTGAAGAGTCAATGTTTGAAGGATTGGCCCTGAGATCAGACTAAAAAGAATGACGGAAGAGGGTCCAGATAGAAGGCGAGCATCAAAAAGCAAAATTGAAAGCCAGGAGCACACAAAGCACAGTGGAGAAGGATTTCAGAATGAGGAGCGGAATTGCACCCAAGGCCACGCCCTGCAGGGTACGAGAGGCAGTGAGCCAGGAAGAGGTGAGGGCAGTCCGTACCTTTAGTGCCGATCCACAGCTGGTCTTGTTCTAGCTTAAAGGTAAGTCTCACTTTTCCCCCGGACTTATTGTACATGCCAGATAAGGGTACAGCTGGCAGGCGCTCCTGGAGACACAAGAGCATGGTAAGAGAGGGAGGAACCAGAAACAAGGTGAGACAGGAAAAGAAGACGGGACAAGAGTCGAGGACCTGATTGCAGGAACCTCAGGAAGTCAGAAGGTGAGCCTGGTTCCTTTTCAGATTGCTCACAAAGGAGTTTGGCTTACCTGGGCACCCTTAACAGACGGCATCACATCTTCAGGTTTTCCTTTATCCAACACTTTCCTGTGTTGCTATAAGTCAGAAGAGATAATTAAATGAAACAGCTGACTGCACATTAGTCTATTATTACCTCtttgaaaaagagaatgaataaaaCCTTAATGTTTTGGTTCAAAAGCTTTTTGTGACTACAGATATGGGTCCTTTGACACTACAGAGCAGTGCTGCCCAGCAGAAATTTccgtgatggaaatattctatatctatgCTGTCCAAAACAGTAGCCATGAGTCACTTGTGGCTAttaagcatttgaaatgtggctagcatGAGTAAGGAACTGAATTCTTCATATTACTGAATTTTAGTcggccacatgtggctaccaCATTAGACATCAAAGCTCTAGAGCAATCAGGATTTCCAGATTGCTAATTCAAATAAACTTtacttccttctccccctcccccgaaATCACCACTGAAAGAATTAATCATCATGATAAGACAGCCACAAAGGATGCTTGCTCTCCTGGCATGTACAGAACAGGACAGCCGTTTCTATCAACTTAAACTCCCAAAGAACCCTATAAGGATGCTGATAATCAGCTTAGCTGCCTAGAAGGGGCACTTCTTCAACAAATGGAGACTCAGTCCATTGCAGCAATCTTCCCCATAACCCCACCCTTAACCCCAGCTAAACAGAAAGCTCAGGAGCCACATTTCCAAAGAGAAATGCTGATTACTCTATAGCCTGACATGAAGAAGTCTCTAaccccactcccacctcaggaGTTTGAAGCAGCTCATTAAGGGTTCTAATTAGGCTTATGGCCCCCTAAAACTGTTTTTGTCTGGCCCAAATGCCTGAGTCTTGTTTCCTCTCCATCTGTGGCTTTACAGGTACAGTCGCTGTCTGGTCAAGCTAGAACCGTAGGGTAACAAGTGGGTAGAGGGTAAACATTTAATCGAATTTAAGCACCAGGTGGCCAAGAGCCAGCTTAAACCCGCACCGGCACGGTGGAAACCCTCTGGTAGGAATAAACTCAACACTACCAGACTACTAGCAAAAGGTCACTCTACATATCAGCCCTAGATTCTTGAGCAAGCTGATGAAAAGCCAGGAGAACGAGTCCCTCTCAGGAGGCCATGTTACGCCTCATAACCGGCATCAACAGAACAAAGCTGCGCGGATTAGAAGCCTAACTGGACTCATAGCTCACAAGTACCTTTTGAAGAATTTTCCCTTCACTGTGGAGAACACTTCTAAAGCCTGTTAAGCTACCAGTAGTAACTCAAAACCTGGATTTAAGAGGCATGTTATGCTCCAAGGGTGTAACCAGTGGGAAGGCTCATTCACGTCTGACATGTCCCTATTTGACAATTTCACACATTGTGGCAGAGGAAGATGTGAAAATGGAAATGCACTCATTTAGTTACATTATCATCCCATATTTAGAAGCAAAAGTGtccaaataaacacattttagatGTTAATATAGGTTTACAACCCCTTATCTGAAACCCTATGGACAAATGTTTTGTACTTTATAAAATCTAAAACTTTTTAAGGATTTTATAAACgtaatagtttttttctttttcgtaatacagttttaaaatacaCTACATAATATTCTTTATGGAGTCTAGGGTAGCACCTTGTTATCAAATGCGTTAATATTTCTAGGGCAAAACATGACTATTCACACTAATTCTGATCAGGTTTTGCTGCCAAATTTATAAAAGCACTTGGGTTTTCAGACTCTTTTGGGGTTCTGGAAGCACATATAAGGGATTACGGACCTGTAACACAAAATTGTGTCCTTCTCACACTGTTGGCCATGTGCCTTGGTGCCTAAGGTCACTGAAATTGATGTTGGTCAAGGTTGGTTTACTCTCCTCAGGATACAGACTGAGTTGAGAATATCTATTTTCCTGGAACACATTAAGAGTGGCCAGGAGACTCCATAACTACAAGTGGGGTTTGCTGGGTGATAAGATCACAAGTGATGGTTCTTCCAATCAGTTCCTTCCACAGTGAAACACTCTTACTTTTCCCAATTACAAAAAAGAATCTGAATGGCTACAATGAGCACAAAACAGGCTGGATCTCTTCCATCCAAAATGAGCAACAAAGCATGTAAAAATTCAGGCCCCCCATTTCACAGaccaggaagagggaaaaaacGAAAATCAGCATAGCTATCTTCCTAGTCAGCTTCATTTGGCTTCCTGAAACAGTCAGTTTTAGAGGAACCTCTGAAAGCTACTGATTTCCATGCCTATCCAGAAAAGGGCCTGTTGACGTGAGGGAAGCcacaagccaaaaaacaaatgtaAGCACTTGTATAAAATGGAGGATTAATTCCAATAGTGGCATTTTTCTCTGGCGCTAAATAGAAGAGAAACCCACATCTGCTTCATTTCAATACCTGGTCTAAAGCCTGCCTTTACAAAGGCCTTATCCTAAAGTAGATAGACTTGAGACACACTGACCCGCCAGATGAGACAAAGATGCAAATCTCAGGTAGTTGTCACCTCCACTCAACAGCCAGCCGCACCCAACTGCTGCCATAAATTTCCATCATGGGCCCTGTCCAAAAAGGAGCTTATTCTAGAAAGGATACAACCAGCCTAGGCTTGAGAGGACAAAGCCTCACACTTCCCAGGACCAACAATCACACGACAGACTCACTTTCTGCCTGCAGAGAGGCTCTTTCTTGTTCTCTTCGGCCTTTGCGTCCTGCTGGGCAGCATCTTTGGGTGTGTTTACTGCTAAGACATCATTTATCGTGGAGCCAACGACCATGATCTTGGCTCCACTGGtgacttttatttctctcaacGTCTTATCCTCAGGGACAAGTCCCTTATACATGACTTTCTGCATGGCAGGCGGGAGACCTTGGGAAAAGGTAGAGGACAGTGAAAGGAAGAAACGAAAAACATTCTTGCACAACAGACCCGAAAGTGAATACTGCTCTATCGCCAATTACTTTTGTGCACTCAGGCAATTCacaacctctctaagcctccagAACTTCATAAGAGTAATGACAATAGTTCCTTCTGTATGAACTTGTTTTAAGAACTAAGATATAATACATATGGAGCATTTAGTGCAGCACCTGGTATTTAATAACTGATCAATAAATATCAGCGATTATTCATTCCAAGTTGTTCCTCAACCATCTTGTGACTCAAATATTAAGTGAGAGTCCACAAACCCCAGGAATATAGAAACCAATAAGGTTTCTGTTTTTATGGAGCTTACAGGGTACGTgcagaaaatgtaaaaagaaaatcatttcagaTGGCAAACTGctgtaaataagaaaaaactaaGTAATATGAGCATCTGTGAAGGGGCCAGCATGAGAGCCAAAAACAGTGTTTCCTAAACTTCCCTTATTAGAAGTACCTGAGACATTTGCTAAAAATAATTCCTGGCCACattccagacccactgaatcaaaaTCTCCAGGGGAAAGGGCCTAGGAGCTGTAAATTTCACAAGCGCCTTAGGTGATTCTATTAGAGATGTTAGAAGCACGAGTTAGAAACTTGGCCCGAAGAGTCAGAACTGGCAttgaatcccagctcagccacggACTAGCTCTGACTTTGGGTCTCATTTTCCCCACCTGAATAACGGGCACATTACTACTTACTTGGGAGGACTGTTCTGAGCATTGAGAAAGCTGATGCAAGGAAAGCGGCCAGCGCGGTGCCTAGCACAGCGTCAACACTAGGCAGGTGAAGTGGGAAAGGCTGTCAGAGCCACGGGGATTACCTGTAATCGAGTGAATCTTCTGTTTTAGCTCGGAGCCTGTGCTATCCAGGGGAAACTTCACGTCGTGCTTAGTCTTGTTCCAGATGATCTTCAGGTCCACCAGCTCCCTGCCCGCGCCGCCGCCCGCGTCCTCGCCGTTGCTGACCGAGGCCTGGGCCGCGAGGTCCCCAGGGGGCTGGGCCGGGGCAGGCTGCAGACTGCCTCGCGCGGCGCAGGAGTCCtcggccgccgcccccgccgcggcTTCGGCCTCCAAGCAGTTGAGGGGCCGCGCGGGCCCCTCGGTCGCCACGGTCTCGGCCTCCGTGTCCATGCCAGTTTCCTCCATGCCTGCAAGGGGGTTAGGGGGTGGGCGCTCGCCGCGGGCTGGGCCTGGGACCGGATTCTGCCCGGGCGCCGCCGGACCGCCGCTCCCGAGCCAGGCTGCTCCCCACGCCGCGCCAGGCCGCATCCCCCAGGGGCGCCCGCCTCACCTCGGCCCGACCCGGGCGCCCGCCACCCCCTCCACACTCACCATCCGGGGCTCCGGCCGCCGCCATGATGATTGTGTACAACACCCACCGCTCCCGCAGAGGCCGCCGGGAAAAGACGAGCTGGCTGAGATTGGCCCCGGTAACAGCCCCTAATCGCGCACAGCCTGGCCGGAAACAGGTGGAGGTTTCTATGGAGACCCGCCTCCTCCGCTTCCCCGGCCCGGCCCCTGCCACGCTTTAGCTTTCAAGAACCCAGGGGGCGGGCCCGGGAAATCGCCCACTCGCTGGACTCTGCCCCCTAGAGGCCGAGTGGGGCCGCAGTCGTGCAAGGGGGCGTGGGCTTGTAGGCTAGGAGGCCTGCGCCTTTAAGGGGCGGGGTTGCGCCTGCTGTGGCGGAAGCGGATTTGCTGGGAGGAGTCCCCGGAAGTGATGCACGGAGAAGCCCACGTGTGCGATTCCACTCCACATGGCTGTGCTCCTGAAGAGGTTGTTGCATCCCCGGAGGCCCCCGGCGGCCTTGGGCCGCCCCCTGGGACGGCGCGAGGCCAGCCTGGACACTCATGCCGGGGCTGCGGTGCGAGTGCGGTTCGCCCCCAGCCCCACAGGTAACCTTGGCGGACGTGACGCTGCAGGCCGAGACCCACCGTCTCTTGCCCGCCCCCCGAACGATCCGAGCGAATCCCTTCCGGTGGAGTCAGACTGGGCGGGCAGTGTGGCCTCATTATACAGAAGCAGAAATAGGTTTACGAGCGGAAGTTTTTCGCATTGCCAGAAATTTCGTGTTTATTGTACTGTACCATTTCTTTGggccccttttttcttttgtgtatatagtAAATGTGTATTGAGTACAAAATGTTCTAGGCGCTGCGATACAGTGGACATGGAGAAAGTAGGACCCCCGCTCCCAAGAAGCCTACACTGTAGTGGCTGCAACAAACACGTATAAAAATAACTAGTTTTAGACAGTCACGTGTGTCATGTGGAAAATGAAGCAGGGTAGGGGACTGGGGGTTGGGTAGGATGCTCAAGGATGCCTTGCTGAGGAGGTGACATATGAGTGGAGAACCAGATAACAAGAAGGAACTAGGTATGTGAAACCTATAGAAGGAACCTTCTGGGCAGAGGAAATTGGAGGTACAAAGGCCCTGTGATTAGTGTTGGAGCCTAGCAAACCAGAGAGTGAGGCAGGGGTCCATTGTATACCCTAGCGGCGATCTTGTCAGGGCCTCCGCACCAGTTCCCCAAATTCTTTTCTCACCAAGGCAACCTGCTTGCCCTCTTCACACCAAGCATGCCTCTCATTCTGAACTCCAGGGTCACAAAGCTACCTTTGTGGCAAGATCTCAGCTACACAGAGTGACAGGGGTCTTTCTCGGCAGGCAGTATAGTGTAGAGCATGCTTCTCAAACCACCCCTGGTGAAAGGACTGGTTTCTGATTTCCAGTTAATTATGGACTAATActtttataaaatcaatataagGAAATTAGTAGAAAAAGGAAAGTCGTAAAAGCATACAAAATATGagactatttctttttattgaattcaAAAGATATAAAGTTATTATGTCAAATTGCTGTCAACTTGGTTGGGAACTGCCAACAGTTTGCAGACAAGCTCTGGTTTGGGTGCCAAGGCCTGGAATTGTCTGGGCCCAAAtttctggctttgccacttgcTATCTGTGTGGcttgagaaaattatttaacctctctgaacctctgagTTTTACCATCTGTCAAACAGGGCTggtaatagtacctgcctcatggTTTGAGCTAATGCAACTGAGGCACTGGATAAGGACTGGTACTCATGGAAAGCACTTAGTAAGCAGAAGACTCCATTATGATGATTTTAATTCTCCTTTCCTTGCTGATCTGTGGGAAAAGCCCATGTTGGAAAGGCTGTTGACTACAGATAGAAGAATGTAGATCattataataactaaaattaataGGGTACTCTGGTCAGCATTTATGCCTCACAGCAACCTTGCAAGGaaggtttctatttttttgttgttaatctCTCTAACAAATTAAGAAATTGACGCACACAAAAGTCAAGTAGAGTGCCCAAGGGGTAGCAGAATTTGAATCAAGGTCTATTTGATCTAAAAGGTCTTGCTTTCAACTACTGGACCCCTGTCCTCTATCTTGGGGACCTCTGGTTTTGTGGTGGCCTTGTAACTAGCTGAAGGTCACATACATAATCAGTGTTGAGCTGGAGTCTACCTGACTCCAGAGAAGCATTTCCTATCCCATGCTGCCTCCTGTACTTGGAGATGCAGACAAGCTCATTGTGGAGACAGGGCCGTAGCCTGGCCCAAAGAAGGAAGGGTAAGGGGGGAAATGACAGCCCTGGGAAAACTGTTCACTTTAACTTTTCAGTCAGGAatgatgaaaaagtaaaatattaagagTTTAAACTTGGGTGAAGAGAAATACAGTGGCATCGAATATTACTTTAGGTTAGTATCTAAAGCCAGCACTTAAAGTGTCGAGTAGACAAAATTCAAAACGTATGATGTGGATAGTCACGTACAGTGCATAGAGGGTACGGGCAAAGTGTAATTTTACAGTACATCTAATtagtaattaatttttctttttgcccaAGGACTTCATTGAATTTGCATAAGGTAGATGCACGTGTGATGTGGCTTCACTGAATAACTGTCTGCTTCTCCTTTGGGTGAAACTTGGCCTTAAGGCAAATGTCAAAGTAGAATGATGGGTGCAGTTGGGGAGATTTGGAGCCATTTTACACAATGACATGCTCCAAAACTTCAGTGTTCTTCCACTTCCAGGATGAGGGTAAATGAGTCAACCAGCCCAGTCCTCTTCTGTGGCAACCTGCCTGCCTGGGTGCCTGATGGGGAGATGGGACAGGGTAGCGCCATTTCTTAGACTTTGATGTTCCCTGAGACCTTGTGTCACAAGCAGAACTTACTTGCGCCTCGTCTTCCCCATCTTGTCTGAGCTGTTCTCTTCTTCCTCCAGGCTTCTTGCACCTGGGCGGCCTCCGCGCTGCCTTGTACAACTACATCTTTGCCAAGAAGCACCGAGGGAGCTTCATCCTGAGGCTGGAGGACACGGATCAGACCCGCCTTGTGCCTGGGGCAGCGGAGAATATAGAGGACATGCTGGAGTGGGCAGGTGAGGCTGGCAGGGAGGGGCCCCTTCTCCCAGGAAGGAGCAGGGAGCAGGGAAAGGAGCCTGGAGGTTTTCTCACGTGGCCCAGGGTGGAGAACGCGGAGTCCCTGGAGGAATGAGTACATTTGTGCTGCCTGGGGTGGCAAGTTCCACCTGGAAAGATGCTGAAGttcccggggcggggggggtggggggggggtggggggggcggtggggtgggggggtgggggaataaAAAGCTCCAAGGCTGTTTTGAGATTCTTGCTTTTATCTCAGAATCTCACTTCCTACTGGGAGTGGGCAGGAAACACAGGCCAAGTGGAAGATGGACCGGGAGTCTCCAGGGGTGTGGTAAGCCCAAGAAAGCGCCAGCCCTGTTGATGTGGGAATCCCGG from Balaenoptera acutorostrata chromosome 15, mBalAcu1.1, whole genome shotgun sequence encodes the following:
- the UBFD1 gene encoding ubiquitin domain-containing protein UBFD1 isoform X2, coding for MAAAGAPDGMEETGMDTEAETVATEGPARPLNCLEAEAAAGAAAEDSCAARGSLQPAPAQPPGDLAAQASVSNGEDAGGGAGRELVDLKIIWNKTKHDVKFPLDSTGSELKQKIHSITGLPPAMQKVMYKGLVPEDKTLREIKVTSGAKIMVVGSTINDVLAVNTPKDAAQQDAKAEENKKEPLCRQKQHRKVLDKGKPEDVMPSVKGAQERLPAVPLSGMYNKSGGKVRLTFKLEQDQLWIGTKDSWREPNMPNSPVSGQHCRYSVFEVNGKEKYRGSHRLRLLGFRDRPFSMILLKMGPKFYGK
- the UBFD1 gene encoding ubiquitin domain-containing protein UBFD1 isoform X1, whose protein sequence is MAAAGAPDGMEETGMDTEAETVATEGPARPLNCLEAEAAAGAAAEDSCAARGSLQPAPAQPPGDLAAQASVSNGEDAGGGAGRELVDLKIIWNKTKHDVKFPLDSTGSELKQKIHSITGLPPAMQKVMYKGLVPEDKTLREIKVTSGAKIMVVGSTINDVLAVNTPKDAAQQDAKAEENKKEPLCRQKQHRKVLDKGKPEDVMPSVKGAQERLPAVPLSGMYNKSGGKVRLTFKLEQDQLWIGTKERTEKLPMGSIKNVVSEPIEGHEDYHMMAFQLGPTEASYYWVYWVPTQYVDAIKDTVLGKWQYF